TTTTCAGCTCATTCAATCTTGATTTTTTGCAAACCTGTTTTCTTTGAGTATAACACTTCAAAAACTTCGGCATACTGCGTTCCTATTTGTGTGCCCCTGGTTCTTGCCAAACTTCTGATAAAATCTTCTGATGCATAATAACGGCCCTTCTGAGAATTATATTTATCTAAAGCTTCAATTTTTTTTGCCATATGTTTTTCATCTAGTTTTATATAACATTGCGTAGCAAAATTAAAATTATTCCAGGGTATCTCATATGCAAGAATACTTGTCTTTTTAAAAGCCCTTAATCCTTCATAAGCAATAGTGCTGTGATCCTGGTGTAAATCATGAAGACAAGGCATGAATACAAGATCGGGGTTTATGGTTTTACTAAGTTGTACCAGATCTTCAAGTATCTCCTGTCGTTTATAAGCAAAGTGTCTGACCTTATATTTGTATATCAGTAAATTTGAAGGTTTAATACCTAAAACTTTTGTTGCTTCTTTCACTTCCGATTCCAGGATATTCCTGGGAAATATATCAGGAACCGATTCTTCAGATAGAGAAAAAGCGGCATAAAAAACATTTGATTTTCCTTCAAGCAACTTTGCAATGGA
The genomic region above belongs to Bacteroidales bacterium and contains:
- a CDS encoding PIG-L family deacetylase, whose protein sequence is MDLNFKNILILAPHTDDGEFGCGGSIAKLLEGKSNVFYAAFSLSEESVPDIFPRNILESEVKEATKVLGIKPSNLLIYKYKVRHFAYKRQEILEDLVQLSKTINPDLVFMPCLHDLHQDHSTIAYEGLRAFKKTSILAYEIPWNNFNFATQCYIKLDEKHMAKKIEALDKYNSQKGRYYASEDFIRSLARTRGTQIGTQYAEVFEVLYSKKTGLQKIKIE